In a single window of the Methanobacterium formicicum genome:
- a CDS encoding PP2C family protein-serine/threonine phosphatase, whose amino-acid sequence MPKTTFFNRLHRIRNYLAGDEEVPIMYVHALVAIIGSVSVLLIMQFGELPMSSVQHSLLVLVEKACVIVVIAYVISRLRVFTEVLEGKFTLKNQAILIVIFGAISIFGTYSGVDVFGAMANVRDLGPMVAGLIGGPIMGLGAGLIGGLYRLSLGGFTAVPCAISTILAGLLAGLIFLINKRHFVGIFWAVVFAVLMESLHMLINLAIAQPYYMALAVVEELTIPMIVSNALGIFIFAFIISNQLRERETIRQRDLYFDELERKKHELEVANKIQKSFLPEQLPVIPGFSVAAFNMPAHEEGGDFYDFIPLSEDKIGLVIADVRGESFPASLLMALSRTILRGEARNQDPQKLMRYLNNLIAVDIGPEIFLTIWYGELNLNERCLTYVNAAHIPPIIYRNETSQLEELVRGEKSLGRLENIELEKNRVKIEKEDLLIFYNDGMIKALEEPGVSGDEVLRRLVSSKHDLSPQELVDEIRFKVMDSGIKRDDLALAILKAD is encoded by the coding sequence ATGCCGAAAACTACATTTTTCAACCGTCTACACCGGATCAGAAATTATCTAGCGGGGGATGAAGAAGTCCCCATAATGTACGTTCATGCTTTGGTGGCAATTATTGGTAGTGTCAGTGTTCTTTTAATCATGCAATTCGGGGAACTGCCAATGTCCTCGGTGCAGCACAGTCTCCTGGTGCTGGTGGAGAAGGCATGTGTCATTGTGGTCATTGCCTATGTAATCAGTCGTTTAAGAGTTTTCACCGAAGTACTGGAGGGTAAATTCACTCTTAAAAATCAGGCTATCCTTATCGTTATTTTTGGAGCCATATCCATCTTTGGAACCTATTCCGGGGTGGATGTTTTCGGGGCTATGGCCAATGTACGGGATCTGGGCCCCATGGTGGCCGGACTCATCGGAGGCCCTATAATGGGTTTGGGAGCAGGACTCATCGGTGGCCTCTATCGTTTAAGTTTAGGTGGTTTTACCGCTGTTCCCTGTGCCATCTCCACTATTTTAGCTGGACTTTTAGCTGGGCTGATATTCCTTATCAACAAGCGTCATTTTGTGGGGATATTCTGGGCGGTGGTCTTTGCAGTTTTAATGGAATCCCTGCACATGCTGATTAACCTGGCCATTGCTCAACCGTATTACATGGCCCTGGCTGTGGTGGAGGAGCTCACCATACCTATGATAGTCTCCAATGCCCTGGGAATCTTTATATTTGCATTCATAATATCCAACCAGCTCCGGGAACGGGAGACCATCCGGCAGAGAGATCTCTATTTTGATGAACTGGAAAGAAAAAAACATGAGTTAGAGGTGGCCAACAAAATCCAGAAAAGTTTCCTACCCGAACAACTACCTGTAATTCCAGGTTTTAGTGTTGCAGCCTTCAACATGCCGGCACATGAGGAGGGTGGAGATTTTTATGATTTCATACCTTTATCTGAGGATAAAATTGGCCTGGTGATTGCTGATGTGAGGGGGGAAAGTTTTCCTGCTTCGCTGTTAATGGCACTTTCCAGAACCATATTAAGGGGGGAAGCCAGGAACCAGGATCCTCAAAAACTTATGAGATACCTTAATAACCTCATTGCGGTCGATATTGGTCCTGAAATATTCTTAACTATTTGGTATGGGGAGTTGAACCTTAACGAAAGGTGTTTAACCTATGTGAATGCCGCCCACATTCCACCTATAATATATCGCAATGAAACCAGCCAACTGGAGGAATTGGTTCGTGGGGAAAAATCATTGGGTAGACTGGAAAATATTGAACTGGAAAAAAACCGGGTAAAAATTGAAAAAGAAGACCTTTTAATCTTTTACAACGATGGTATGATTAAAGCATTGGAAGAACCAGGAGTATCTGGTGATGAGGTACTGCGAAGGCTGGTCTCCAGCAAACATGATCTATCCCCCCAGGAACTGGTGGACGAGATAAGATTCAAGGTAATGGATTCAGGTATAAAAAGGGATGATCTGGCCCTGGCTATTTTAAAGGCAGATTAA
- a CDS encoding ABC-ATPase domain-containing protein, producing the protein MKIGEEIISILNRIDGRGYKAYLDLKGSYDFNYFTLFIDHVQRDPFASPSLLRVEIPDHSFPRELYQNKTRKIALEDYISRAFAEGIEKRVKGRKGSGKSGILRIDQGRQEVMERSCVNISPRVLEIRFELGLPARGRRIMGSEAQKLLTRVLPEIVSCSCFYGNLPAREIARHVQGYEDAEHIRQQLVKEGLVAFIATGSILPRESGISPKPLPRAVAFRSPDTITVSLETTDGNLVQGMGIPEGVTLIVGGGYHGKSTLLQAVELGVYNHLPGDGRELVITREDAVKIRAEDGRRIEKVDVSSFIHNPPGVGDTSDFSTENASGSTSQAANIIEALEAGSKLLLFDEDTSATNFMIRDERMQRLVNKDKEPITPFIDRVGELYHDQGVSTVLVMGGSGDYFQEADTVIMMDHYQPRDVTRDARNIAREMPINRKAEAPGKFHYQKRHPRPESIQPYKGQRLKLDSRGISTLMIGALMVDLSSVEQLVESSQTRAISYALYQLARNYPHKNSSVTVKNVLDDLDEEINRNGLDYLAPPGRKNPHNLARPRQYEIAAALNRLRSCKMNI; encoded by the coding sequence ATGAAAATTGGAGAAGAAATAATTTCCATCCTCAATCGGATTGATGGAAGAGGATACAAGGCTTACCTGGATTTAAAGGGTAGCTATGATTTTAATTATTTTACACTTTTTATAGATCATGTGCAACGCGATCCCTTTGCCAGCCCCTCCCTACTGCGGGTTGAAATCCCTGATCATTCATTTCCACGGGAGTTATACCAGAATAAAACCCGAAAAATTGCACTGGAGGATTATATTTCACGGGCCTTCGCGGAGGGTATTGAAAAAAGGGTGAAGGGAAGAAAAGGTAGTGGTAAAAGTGGAATCTTACGTATAGATCAGGGTAGGCAGGAGGTCATGGAGCGCAGCTGCGTTAACATCAGCCCCCGTGTTCTGGAGATACGTTTTGAACTGGGTTTACCAGCCCGTGGCCGTAGGATAATGGGAAGTGAAGCCCAAAAACTATTAACACGGGTACTACCTGAAATTGTTTCTTGCTCCTGTTTTTATGGGAATTTACCTGCTCGGGAGATAGCACGGCATGTGCAGGGCTACGAGGATGCAGAACATATCCGCCAGCAGCTGGTGAAGGAGGGACTGGTGGCCTTTATTGCCACTGGTTCTATCCTTCCCCGAGAAAGCGGCATATCCCCTAAACCATTACCCCGTGCAGTGGCATTCAGATCTCCTGATACTATTACCGTTTCTCTGGAAACAACAGATGGAAATCTTGTTCAGGGCATGGGAATCCCCGAGGGGGTGACCCTCATTGTAGGCGGGGGTTACCATGGAAAATCCACCCTGCTCCAGGCCGTGGAACTGGGGGTGTACAACCACCTCCCAGGAGATGGTCGGGAACTAGTGATAACCAGAGAAGACGCCGTTAAAATCAGGGCTGAAGATGGACGGCGCATTGAAAAGGTAGATGTCAGCAGTTTCATCCACAACCCCCCGGGAGTCGGGGATACCAGTGATTTTTCCACGGAAAATGCATCGGGTTCCACATCCCAGGCCGCCAACATCATTGAGGCCCTGGAAGCTGGTTCAAAGCTTCTCCTGTTTGATGAAGACACTTCAGCTACCAACTTCATGATCCGGGATGAAAGGATGCAGCGTTTGGTTAACAAGGATAAGGAACCCATTACCCCATTCATTGACCGGGTAGGGGAGCTTTACCATGATCAGGGTGTGTCTACGGTACTGGTTATGGGTGGATCAGGGGATTACTTCCAGGAAGCAGATACCGTGATTATGATGGACCATTACCAGCCCCGGGATGTAACCAGGGATGCCCGTAACATTGCCCGGGAAATGCCCATTAACCGTAAAGCAGAAGCACCAGGGAAATTTCATTACCAAAAACGCCACCCCCGTCCAGAATCAATACAGCCCTACAAGGGCCAAAGGTTGAAACTTGATAGCCGTGGGATTTCCACATTGATGATTGGTGCTTTAATGGTTGATCTGTCATCGGTGGAACAGCTGGTTGAATCCAGCCAAACACGAGCCATTAGCTACGCTCTTTACCAGTTGGCCAGAAATTATCCCCACAAAAACTCTTCAGTAACCGTGAAAAATGTTTTGGATGACTTGGATGAGGAAATTAACCGGAATGGACTTGATTACCTGGCACCCCCTGGCAGGAAGAACCCCCATAACCTGGCCAGACCACGCCAGTACGAGATAGCGGCGGCCTTGAATCGTTTACGGAGCTGTAAGATGAACATTTAA